A part of Streptomyces sp. NBC_01497 genomic DNA contains:
- a CDS encoding phosphatase PAP2 family protein — protein sequence MRVPLTPSARTAVVTAAAFVVLLALVAAGWGPLLSFDRTVAVALHRRALAEPGPTHVIRVFTDRVWAPSTMRALTAAAVIVLWVRRDRWLAGGLVAVTLVSWGLQQAVKAAVDRSRPHWTHPVDSARFAAFPSGHAMSATVACGLLLWVLRRYGVRGGGWAAACAVAAVSVVGVGFTRLWLGVHWASDVLGGWLLGIFLVAWSVACYGRLALSRGR from the coding sequence ATGCGCGTACCGCTGACACCCTCCGCCAGGACCGCCGTGGTGACGGCGGCCGCCTTTGTGGTGCTGCTCGCCCTCGTGGCGGCCGGCTGGGGACCGCTGCTGTCGTTCGACCGTACGGTGGCGGTCGCGCTGCACCGGCGCGCCCTGGCGGAACCGGGTCCCACCCACGTGATCCGGGTGTTCACGGACCGGGTGTGGGCTCCCTCTACGATGCGGGCGCTGACGGCCGCGGCGGTGATCGTCCTATGGGTCCGCCGCGACCGGTGGCTCGCGGGCGGGCTGGTCGCCGTGACGCTGGTGAGCTGGGGGCTCCAGCAGGCGGTGAAGGCCGCGGTGGACCGGAGCCGGCCGCACTGGACGCACCCGGTGGACTCGGCGCGCTTCGCGGCGTTCCCGTCGGGGCACGCGATGTCGGCCACGGTCGCGTGCGGGCTGCTGCTGTGGGTGCTGCGCCGCTACGGCGTGCGGGGCGGCGGCTGGGCCGCGGCGTGCGCGGTGGCGGCGGTGTCCGTCGTCGGCGTGGGGTTCACCCGGCTGTGGCTGGGCGTGCACTGGGCGTCCGACGTACTGGGGGGCTGGCTGCTCGGGATCTTCCTTGTGGCGTGGTCCGTCGCCTGTTACGGGCGTTTGGCCTTGTCCCGGGGGCGGTGA
- a CDS encoding DUF6214 family protein, giving the protein MSEHKLMTARTCDEYTVQGLPVWEVQGYGTVTDAGRDVRPPWLDVRLTLPDGARVDVLAVVQGDTIAIEDAQADPPLPLAGLAALASALDAPLQAACASVTGSVPVPPDGPTAPIVDGAGAGAFVARAEEPPAAGQGALAGTADAPPEPSFLPAGPGPFAVGPAPDARQEASREAPADRRAETAGPTFPGSLPESVAQGCDAVRPEAPRTAGAAPPPAAGQGALTNAGPEPAPGPEPSPDPDRARTAAEVSAGATGRHRGRAVAPWGAARRRDVVGVYRAAQSRGQDPVLAVMAATGFSRRRSLRLIAGARDEGQLPSRRRRA; this is encoded by the coding sequence GTGTCGGAACACAAGCTGATGACCGCCCGCACATGTGACGAGTACACCGTGCAGGGCCTGCCCGTCTGGGAAGTGCAGGGGTACGGAACGGTGACCGACGCCGGGCGCGATGTCCGTCCGCCGTGGCTCGACGTCCGCCTCACCCTGCCGGACGGGGCACGGGTGGACGTGCTGGCCGTGGTCCAGGGCGACACGATCGCCATCGAGGACGCCCAGGCGGATCCTCCGCTGCCCCTCGCGGGCCTCGCCGCTCTCGCCTCCGCCCTGGACGCACCCCTCCAGGCGGCCTGCGCCTCGGTGACGGGTTCCGTCCCGGTTCCGCCCGATGGGCCCACGGCCCCGATCGTGGACGGCGCGGGGGCCGGGGCGTTCGTGGCCCGGGCCGAGGAGCCGCCCGCCGCCGGGCAGGGGGCCCTCGCCGGGACGGCCGATGCGCCCCCTGAGCCGTCGTTCCTCCCCGCGGGGCCCGGCCCCTTCGCGGTGGGGCCCGCGCCGGACGCGCGGCAGGAGGCATCTCGGGAGGCTCCCGCGGACCGTCGCGCCGAGACGGCTGGACCGACGTTTCCCGGATCCTTGCCCGAGTCCGTCGCCCAGGGGTGCGATGCCGTCCGTCCGGAGGCGCCGCGCACGGCCGGGGCCGCACCGCCCCCGGCCGCCGGGCAGGGCGCCCTGACGAACGCTGGGCCCGAACCGGCTCCCGGCCCCGAACCGAGCCCCGACCCCGACCGGGCGCGGACGGCGGCGGAGGTATCGGCCGGCGCCACGGGACGCCATCGCGGCCGCGCGGTCGCCCCGTGGGGTGCCGCGCGGCGCCGGGACGTCGTCGGTGTCTACCGGGCAGCCCAGTCCCGTGGCCAGGACCCGGTCCTCGCCGTGATGGCGGCTACCGGATTCAGCAGGCGCCGCTCCCTGCGGCTGATCGCGGGCGCGCGCGACGAGGGGCAGTTGCCCTCCCGGCGCAGGCGCGCCTGA
- a CDS encoding TetR/AcrR family transcriptional regulator — protein MSPRSPEVNEEMRRRSRERLLDATVELVSEAGYEATTLAGIADRAGSARGLVSYYFPGKRQLLQSAVHRLMHRTLQAGLEREPRTDDGRELMARAVDAVLGLTVSNPTLMRTHMAGILQAEGFVRCPEQQRLAQLLRETVVRYGSPDPDSDYPLLRAQLMGAVFAILIPGAPMPLVRLRTDLFQRYGLEWRLGVPPAGEAPDGKAPDGTPGETRVPG, from the coding sequence ATGTCCCCCCGAAGCCCAGAGGTCAACGAGGAAATGCGGAGACGCTCCCGCGAGCGGCTCCTCGACGCGACCGTCGAGCTGGTCTCCGAGGCAGGGTACGAGGCGACGACGCTGGCGGGCATCGCCGACCGGGCCGGATCCGCGCGCGGCCTGGTCTCGTACTACTTCCCCGGGAAACGGCAGCTTCTCCAGTCGGCCGTGCACCGGCTGATGCACCGTACGCTGCAGGCCGGCCTGGAGCGGGAACCGCGCACGGACGACGGCCGCGAGCTGATGGCCCGTGCGGTGGACGCCGTCCTCGGGCTCACGGTGTCCAACCCGACGCTCATGCGCACCCACATGGCGGGGATCCTTCAGGCCGAGGGGTTCGTGCGGTGCCCCGAGCAGCAGCGGCTCGCACAGCTGCTGCGCGAGACCGTCGTCCGCTACGGGTCGCCCGACCCGGACTCGGACTACCCGCTGCTGCGGGCGCAGTTGATGGGTGCGGTGTTCGCGATCCTCATACCCGGCGCGCCCATGCCCCTGGTCCGACTGCGGACCGACCTGTTCCAGCGCTACGGCCTGGAGTGGCGGCTCGGCGTCCCGCCGGCCGGGGAAGCCCCGGACGGGAAAGCGCCGGACGGGACACCGGGCGAAACGCGCGTACCCGGCTGA
- a CDS encoding HAD family hydrolase, translating to MTFKAVLFDFSGTLFRIESAKSWLSAALAQSGVDMPADEMRRSAMRLAVAGALPGGPLPERVPAHLSHAWAARDESAELHRVAFTGVARQVELPHPGLYDALYERHMAPAAWRPYADVTEVLGGLRRAGIAVGVVSNIGWDLRPVFRAHGVDELIDAYVLSFEHGIQKPDARLFQAACDELGQDPHDVLMVGDSREADGGAAALGCGVFFVDHLPVEERPAGLRPVLALAGVGAHP from the coding sequence ATGACGTTCAAGGCAGTCCTCTTCGACTTCTCAGGGACCCTGTTCCGTATCGAATCCGCCAAGTCGTGGCTGAGCGCGGCGCTCGCCCAGAGCGGTGTCGACATGCCCGCCGACGAGATGCGCCGGAGCGCGATGCGACTCGCCGTGGCGGGCGCGCTGCCCGGCGGACCGCTACCGGAACGCGTGCCGGCCCACCTGTCGCACGCGTGGGCGGCCCGGGACGAGAGCGCCGAACTGCACCGGGTCGCCTTCACGGGGGTCGCCCGCCAGGTGGAGCTGCCGCACCCCGGTCTCTACGACGCCCTGTACGAACGTCACATGGCGCCCGCCGCCTGGCGGCCGTACGCCGACGTGACCGAGGTGCTGGGCGGACTGCGGCGCGCCGGGATCGCGGTCGGGGTGGTCAGCAACATCGGCTGGGACCTGCGGCCGGTGTTCCGCGCGCACGGGGTGGACGAGCTGATCGACGCGTACGTCCTGTCGTTCGAGCACGGCATCCAGAAACCGGACGCCCGGCTGTTCCAGGCGGCGTGCGACGAACTCGGCCAGGACCCGCACGACGTGCTGATGGTCGGCGACAGCCGGGAGGCGGACGGCGGGGCGGCGGCGCTCGGCTGCGGGGTCTTCTTCGTGGATCACCTGCCGGTGGAGGAGCGACCGGCCGGGCTGCGGCCCGTGCTCGCACTCGCGGGCGTCGGAGCGCACCCGTAG